The following proteins are encoded in a genomic region of Pseudomonas sp. Os17:
- the amaB gene encoding L-piperidine-6-carboxylate dehydrogenase, with protein MVAALLDRLGVNPALYQSGSQPVHSPIDGSRIAAVNWQGAAEVEQQVSRAEHAFALWRKVPAPRRGELVRQFGEVLREHKADLGELVSWEAGKITQEGLGEVQEMIDICDFAVGLSRQLYGLTIASERPGHHMRETWHPLGVVGVISAFNFPVAVWAWNTALALVCGNSVIWKPSEKTPLTALACQALLERVLKNFQDAPDYLSQVIIGGRDAGAALVDDPRVALISATGSTRMGREVAPKVAARFARSILELGGNNAMILGPSADLDMAVRAILFSAVGTAGQRCTTLRRLIAHESVKEEIVSRLKTAYSKVRIGHPLQGNLIGPLIDKHSFDAMQDALEQALSEGGRVFGGQRQLQDTFPNAYYVSPAIVEMPEQSDVVCSETFAPILYVIGYNDFEEALRLNNAVPQGLSSCIFTTDVREAEQFMSAVGSDCGIANVNIGPSGAEIGGAFGGEKETGGGRESGSDAWRGYMRRQTNTVNYSRELPLAQGITFD; from the coding sequence ATGGTTGCCGCATTGCTTGATCGTCTGGGTGTGAACCCGGCCCTGTACCAGTCGGGCTCCCAGCCTGTGCATTCGCCCATCGACGGCAGCCGGATCGCCGCGGTGAACTGGCAGGGCGCCGCGGAAGTGGAGCAGCAGGTCAGTCGTGCAGAGCATGCTTTCGCTCTGTGGCGCAAAGTGCCGGCCCCCCGTCGCGGCGAACTGGTACGGCAATTTGGCGAAGTGCTGCGTGAGCACAAGGCCGACCTGGGGGAGCTGGTGTCCTGGGAAGCCGGCAAGATCACCCAGGAAGGCCTGGGGGAAGTGCAGGAGATGATCGATATCTGCGACTTCGCCGTCGGTCTGTCGCGCCAGCTCTACGGCCTGACCATCGCGTCCGAGCGTCCGGGCCACCACATGCGTGAAACCTGGCATCCGCTGGGCGTGGTGGGGGTGATCAGCGCCTTCAACTTCCCGGTGGCGGTCTGGGCCTGGAACACCGCCCTGGCGCTGGTCTGTGGCAACTCGGTGATCTGGAAGCCGTCGGAGAAGACCCCGCTGACCGCCCTGGCGTGCCAGGCCCTGCTGGAGCGCGTGCTGAAGAATTTCCAGGACGCCCCCGACTACCTGAGCCAGGTGATCATCGGCGGTCGTGACGCCGGCGCCGCCCTGGTGGACGATCCGCGCGTGGCCCTGATCAGCGCCACCGGCAGCACCCGCATGGGCCGCGAAGTGGCGCCCAAGGTCGCCGCGCGCTTTGCCCGCAGCATTCTCGAACTGGGTGGCAACAACGCCATGATCCTGGGCCCGAGCGCCGACCTGGACATGGCGGTGCGCGCCATCCTGTTCAGCGCCGTCGGCACCGCCGGCCAGCGCTGCACCACCTTGCGCCGGCTGATCGCCCATGAGTCGGTGAAGGAAGAAATCGTCAGCCGCCTCAAGACCGCCTATTCCAAGGTGCGCATCGGCCACCCGCTGCAAGGCAACCTGATCGGCCCGCTGATCGACAAGCACAGCTTCGATGCCATGCAGGACGCGCTGGAGCAGGCCCTGAGCGAAGGCGGCCGGGTTTTCGGTGGTCAGCGCCAGTTGCAGGACACCTTCCCCAACGCCTACTACGTGTCGCCGGCCATCGTCGAAATGCCCGAGCAGAGCGACGTGGTGTGCAGCGAAACCTTCGCCCCGATCCTGTACGTGATCGGCTACAACGACTTCGAGGAAGCCCTGCGCCTGAACAACGCCGTGCCCCAGGGCCTGTCGTCCTGCATCTTCACCACCGACGTGCGTGAGGCCGAGCAGTTCATGTCGGCGGTGGGCAGCGACTGCGGCATCGCCAACGTCAACATCGGCCCCAGTGGCGCGGAAATCGGTGGAGCCTTTGGTGGCGAGAAGGAAACCGGCGGCGGTCGCGAATCCGGCTCCGACGCCTGGCGTGGCTACATGCGGCGCCAGACCAACACCGTCAACTACTCCCGGGAACTGCCGCTGGCCCAGGGCATTACCTTCGATTGA
- a CDS encoding LysR family transcriptional regulator has product MLNKRYLPSITALQCFEAVTRHLSFTRAAEELNLTQSAVSKQVAQLEELLQHLLFRRVRRRLQLTPAGDLYLVEVRKILTQVEMSTHYLRSYGGETEVLRVSTPYTFGARWLVPRLKGWRLRHPHIHLDLCNEQEPDELLQGHADLAFYFGQGARPGTESLKLFSEELVAVCAPDSLPAEPLSDPRQLTELVLLQNTSRPQGWHEWFEQQGYQTEHSYHGPRFETFYMCIRAAQVGCGVALLPRFLVEEELAEGKLVIAWKYAMPSQDAYYLAYPEHSAEVPKVRDFVRWMLEHNDAPLP; this is encoded by the coding sequence ATGCTGAACAAACGCTACCTGCCGTCGATCACCGCCCTGCAGTGCTTCGAGGCCGTGACCCGGCACCTGAGCTTCACCCGCGCCGCCGAGGAACTCAATCTGACCCAGAGCGCGGTAAGCAAGCAGGTGGCGCAACTCGAAGAGCTGCTGCAGCACCTGCTGTTCCGCCGGGTGCGGCGCCGCCTGCAGCTGACCCCGGCCGGCGACCTGTACCTGGTGGAGGTCCGCAAGATCCTCACCCAGGTGGAGATGTCCACCCATTACCTGCGCTCCTACGGCGGCGAGACCGAAGTGCTGCGGGTGTCCACGCCCTACACCTTCGGTGCCCGCTGGCTGGTGCCGCGCCTCAAGGGCTGGCGCCTGCGCCACCCGCATATCCACCTGGACCTGTGCAACGAGCAGGAGCCGGACGAACTGCTCCAGGGCCACGCCGACCTGGCGTTCTACTTCGGCCAGGGCGCGCGCCCCGGCACCGAAAGCCTGAAGCTGTTCAGCGAGGAACTGGTGGCGGTCTGCGCCCCGGACAGCCTGCCCGCCGAACCCTTGAGCGACCCTCGGCAACTGACCGAGCTGGTACTGCTGCAGAACACCTCGCGGCCCCAGGGCTGGCACGAATGGTTCGAACAGCAGGGCTACCAGACCGAACACAGCTATCACGGCCCACGTTTCGAAACCTTCTATATGTGCATCCGCGCCGCCCAGGTCGGTTGCGGTGTGGCCCTGCTGCCGCGCTTCCTGGTGGAAGAGGAACTGGCCGAGGGCAAACTGGTGATCGCCTGGAAATACGCCATGCCCAGCCAGGACGCCTACTACCTGGCCTACCCCGAACACTCGGCGGAAGTGCCCAAGGTCCGCGACTTCGTGCGCTGGATGCTCGAACACAACGACGCCCCCCTCCCGTAG